Below is a genomic region from Thermodesulfobacteriota bacterium.
GGTCCGGAATGTTCCTCTTGAGACGGGAATACCGCGATGGCGCCGACCGTCCGGAGATCGTGTTCCTCCATGCCGAGGTGGTTCCGGAATGGGCCGGGGCCGGGGCGCCCGAAAGGATGATCCGGGTGGCGGCCGAGACGGCGGAACCCGGCCGGCGCGCGGCCCATGTGCGGATTCCCGAGCCTCCCGGCGGCGGATCCGTTTCCGTCCGCTACCGGTTCTCCGCGGTGCGCGACGGCGCGGAATGGTATTCCCCCTCCTACGCCGTTTCGGTCCCTTCCGACGAACTGATCGCCGACCTGTTCCGCATCCCCGAGGAGGGGGGCGGGAACCTCGTCCCCGCGGAGGGGCGCGGCTACTTCCGCCTGGTCCTCCCGGTCGCCGGCGGGGAGCGGCCGGGGAGGATCCCGTACGGGTACGGCGCGATGCGGAAGAAGCCGGCCCCCTCGCTGTGCCGCGCCGCGGTCGAAGCGGGGAACGGCCCCCCGCCGGTCGTCGAGATCCCCGAGGCGCTCTCCGTCCTGAAGGAGCGCCCGATGCCGTATTTCCTCTACCATGTGTCGGAGGACGGCTCCCTGCGCAGCGACAAGATCGCGTGCGCCCGCATCACGCTCGCGGACGCGGAGGGCGACATCGTGTCCGCGCGGCTGCTCTGGGGCGATCCCGCGTGGCGGGCGATGAACGTGTCACCGATGGAGGCCAAGGGATTCCCGGCCGGGCCGCTTTCGGCGGGCCGGGAGAGCTTCGAGGAGGACATCGACGCGTGGCGGTCGGAGCGGCTCGAAGCCCTTTCCCGGCTCCGCGCGCCGCGGGTGTTCGAGGCGTACGTGTTCGGGCCGTCGGGAAGCCGGGTGGAGCACTGCTTCCAGGCGGTCGTCCGCCTTCCGTCCGGCGGGTACGCGGTCCGCTGGAGGAACCGGGAAGGCGGGAGGAACTGGGAGGTGACCCTGTAGGGGATTTACCGCAGCCGCTTCATCGCTTCGAGGAGCGCCGAGATCTCTTCATCGGTCCCGACGGTGATGCGGAGGCAGTCCGCCAGGCGCGGGGTGTCGAAATACCGCACGAGGATCTTCCGCTTCTTCAACGCCTCGTAGGCTGGCCGGGCCGGGCCGCCGCGGATCCTCCGCGCGAGGACGAAGTTGCTCCGGGACGGGTACGGCTCGTATCCCACCGACGGCAGGGCCCGGAGAAGGGATTCGCGGGTCGCGCGGATCTTCGCCGCGTTTCGCTCCATCCACCCGATGTCCGCGAGCGCCGCCGCCCCCGCCGCGATCGCGACCCGGCTCAGGTTGTACGAGTCCTTGACCTTGTTCAGCCCCTCGACGATCCGCGGGTGGGCGAATCCCAGGCCGATCCGCATCCCCGCCAGGGAGAACGACTTCGAGAATGTCCGCAGAACGATCACGTTGTCGCGCTCCCGCGCGAGCGGCAGGGCGGTCTCGTCGGCGAAGTCGGCGTACGCCTCGTCGATGACGAGGACGCCGGGGACGGCGCCGGCCAGCGAGGCCAGGACGTCGCGGGGGACGGAGGTCCCGGAAGGGGAGTTCGGGCTGGCCACCACGGTCACGCGCGCCTTCTTCGCGGCCAGCGTCCGCGGCAGGGAGTAGTCGGCCGGATACGGCACGCGGAGGACCTTCCCGCCCTGGATCCGCACCAGGGTGTCGTAGAGCGTGTAGGTGGGCGACGGGCAGGCGAGGGCGTCCTTCTCGCCGATGAACGCCTTCGCGATCATCGCCAGCAGGTCGTCCGATCCGTTTCCGGCGATGATCTGCCGCATGTCGAACCCGTACGTCAGGGAGGCCTGCCTCCGCAGCAGCGTCGCGTCGGGATCGGGATAGAGCCGCAGGCGGGCGTCCGCCTCGGCGAGGATCGCCTCCCGGACCTTCGGCGAGGGCGGATACGGGTTCTCGTTCGTGTTCAGCTTGATGAACCCCGGCTCCTGCGGCTGCTCTCCGGGGGCGTATCCCTCCATGCGCGCGATGTTCCGGCGGAACGGGACGGTCACGGCCTGCCTCCCTTTCCGCGGAACCACGCTCCCAGCCGGTCCCAAGCGGGGAGCGACCGCCGCACCGTGTCGGTGGAGACGCAGATGGCGACCCGGACATGCCCTTCCCGCCCGAACCCGCTTCCGGGGACGATGAGGATCCCTTCCTCCTTCGCGCCGTGCACGAATTCCATCTCGGCCCCTGCCGGGGTCTTCGGGAAGAGATAGAAGGCTCCGCCGGGCGGGACGCATTCGATCCCGTTCCGGGCGAACGCCTCGAGCAGGATGTCCCGGTTCTCCTGGTACACCGAGACGTCGGCGGGCTGCTCCTGGAACCTCTCCACGAGAAGCTGGAAGAGGGCCGGCGCGTTCACGAAGCCGAGGATGCGGTTGCAGAAGACGCACGCTTCGGCGACCTCCGCGGCGTCCGCCGCGCGGGGCGAAACGGCGAGGTAGCCGATCCGCTCGCCCGGCAGGTTCAGATCCTTGGAGTACGAATAGCAGATCAGGGCGTTCCGCAGGTGGACGGCCGGCGGCGCGAACGCCGCGTCCCGGAAGACGATCTTCCGGTACGGCTCGTCCGAGATCGCGTAGATCGTCGTCCCGAACCGGCGTCCCGCGGCCTCCAGGATCCCGTCGAGCGCCGCGAGATCCTTTCCCGGATAGACCGCGCCGGTCGGGTTGTTGGGCGTATTGACGATGATCGCCCGGGTCCTGGGGGTCAGCGCCGCTTCGATCGCGCGGAGGTCGAGCTGGAACCGCGCGTCGGTCTCCACCTCGACGGGGACGCCGCCCGCGTTGCGCACGTAGAAGAGGTACTCCACGAAATAGGGGCGGAGGATCGCCACCTCGTCGCCGGGGGAGAGCAGCGCGCGGAGCGCCGCGGCCATCGCACCGGCGGCGCCCACGGTCATCGCCACCGTCTCCCCGGCGAACGGGAGCCCCGTTTGCCGCGACAGGTCGCGGGCCACGGCCTCGCGGACTTGCGGGAAGCCGGCGTTCGGCATGTACATGTGAAGGCCGGGAGGCGGGGAAGCGGCCAGGCGCGCCAGCTCCTCCGCCACGGCGGGGGGCGGCCCCCCGTACGGGTTGCCGAGAGTGAAATCGAAGATGTTGTCGGCGCCGCGGGCCGCTTTCAGCGCGGCCCCCTCCTCGAACATCCTACGGATCCACGACCCCCGAAGGATCGCCTCCCGGATCTCCTGCGCAGCGGGCATTCCCGTCCTCCAGTCGCGTCTTGGCGCCGCGAACGACAAATTGTAACGATACGCCACTTCCCCGCGGCGCGGCAAGGGGGCTGGCGGAAAATGCGGGCCGGGTTGAATCCTCCCGCGGCTTGTCTTAAAGTGGATCGGCGGCCGCGTCCCGTCCCACATCCCTGCGGCTCGTCCTGGAGGAATAGAGGTGAGGCGCGATTTCCGGCTGCTTTCGTCGCTCTTCTGCCTGTTGCTGTTGCCGGCCTGCGGCCCCGCGAACCAGCTCCGCATCTTGGGCGATATCGGGCGGCCTCCGTTCTCCGGCCCGCTCCCGCAGGGGCCGCCCCGCATGGCCGTCCTGGACTTCTCATACGCGGCGCCGGCCGAGGGACCCGGCGTGATCGGGCGCGATTTCGACCGCGTGCGCCAGGTCGTCTGGGACGGCGATCCCGGCAGGACGATGGCGGACCTGCTGGCGGGGGCTCTGGCCGAGCAGGGCGTCCCGACGGTCCGCTTGAAGGCGGGCGCCCCTCCTCCAGACAACGTCCAGTATTTGATCTCGGGGACCATCCGCCGGTTCGAGGTGAACGTCCGCCGCGGGGACATAATGAAGGTGTCCGACGAGGCGAACGTTTCCGTTACGGTCAACGTCTCCGGGACCGGCATGCCCGCGTCGTACGAGACCACGGTGTCGAGCGCGGCCACGGTGCAGGAGCTGTTCGCGCTGCCGTCGCAGCTCCAGCACGCGCTCCTGACGGCGGCCAATTCCGCGGCGGAGGAAGCCGTCCGGGGGATCCGGCAGAGCGCCGCGTCCGGGGCGTTCCCGAAAGGCGGCGCGGGGGGCGACGGGAACCGGAAATGACCGGCCTCCTTCGCCTCGCGGAGGTCCCGCGGGAGGCGTGGGACGACCTTCACTCGCGGCTCGCGCCTCCGTCCCCGTTCCTGTCCCCGAGATTCCTGCTCCCCTGGCACCGCGCCTTCGGAAAGGATTGCGACGCCCGCGCGTTCGCCTGGCCGCATCCGGGCGCCCCGATCGAGGGGTTGCTCTTCCTTTGCCGCCTGCGCGGCGGAGGGTGGTCCTTCCTCGGCGGCGAGCAGGTGGCGGACTACCTCGACGCGCTGGTCGCTCCCGGGAGGGAGGAGGCGTTCTGGCGCGATTTCCTGGCGAAGGGGCTTCCGGGGCTGGGAGGCGGCCCGCTGCTCTTTCCCGGCCTGATCGAGGGGAGCCCGACCCTTTCGCACCTCCCGCGGTTGTGCGGGGAGGCGGGACTGTCCTGCCGGGTGGAGGAGATGGACCGCGCGCCGTACGTCCCGCTTTCCGGCACATTCGATGAATATCTTTCCCGGCTCGGTTCGAAGGAGCGGCACGAGCTCCGGAGGAAGATGCGTCGAGCCGGGGAGATCCTCCCGGGGATCTCCTTCCGCGTGACCCGCGACCCCGCGGAGCTGGAGCGCGATATCGCCTCCTTCGTCGCCCTCCACCGGAAAAGCCAGCCCGACAAGGAGAAGTTCATGGACGAGCGGATGGCGGCTTTCTTCCGGGAGATCGCGGAGGGGTTCCTTTCCGCCGGCGCGCTGCGGCTGGCCTTCCTCTCGAGCGGGGAGGAGGACATCGCCTCCGTGTTCCAGTTCCGGACCGACGGCGCGGTGCTGCTCTACAATTCCGGATACGACCCGGCCCGGCGGGAGGCCCACCCGGGGCTGGTGCTCCTCGCCCGGTGCATCGAGCACGCGACGTCGGAAGGGGCCCGGGAATACGATTTCCTGCGCGGCACGGAGCGCTACAAATACGACCTTGGAGGGATCGACCGGATCGTGTACCGCGTCACGGTGTCCGCTTGACGACGCACCTGCTCGTCTCCTACCACACCTGCCCCCTCGAGGAGCCG
It encodes:
- a CDS encoding pyridoxal phosphate-dependent aminotransferase, translating into MPAAQEIREAILRGSWIRRMFEEGAALKAARGADNIFDFTLGNPYGGPPPAVAEELARLAASPPPGLHMYMPNAGFPQVREAVARDLSRQTGLPFAGETVAMTVGAAGAMAAALRALLSPGDEVAILRPYFVEYLFYVRNAGGVPVEVETDARFQLDLRAIEAALTPRTRAIIVNTPNNPTGAVYPGKDLAALDGILEAAGRRFGTTIYAISDEPYRKIVFRDAAFAPPAVHLRNALICYSYSKDLNLPGERIGYLAVSPRAADAAEVAEACVFCNRILGFVNAPALFQLLVERFQEQPADVSVYQENRDILLEAFARNGIECVPPGGAFYLFPKTPAGAEMEFVHGAKEEGILIVPGSGFGREGHVRVAICVSTDTVRRSLPAWDRLGAWFRGKGGRP
- a CDS encoding GNAT family N-acetyltransferase — translated: MTGLLRLAEVPREAWDDLHSRLAPPSPFLSPRFLLPWHRAFGKDCDARAFAWPHPGAPIEGLLFLCRLRGGGWSFLGGEQVADYLDALVAPGREEAFWRDFLAKGLPGLGGGPLLFPGLIEGSPTLSHLPRLCGEAGLSCRVEEMDRAPYVPLSGTFDEYLSRLGSKERHELRRKMRRAGEILPGISFRVTRDPAELERDIASFVALHRKSQPDKEKFMDERMAAFFREIAEGFLSAGALRLAFLSSGEEDIASVFQFRTDGAVLLYNSGYDPARREAHPGLVLLARCIEHATSEGAREYDFLRGTERYKYDLGGIDRIVYRVTVSA
- the hisC gene encoding histidinol-phosphate transaminase encodes the protein MTVPFRRNIARMEGYAPGEQPQEPGFIKLNTNENPYPPSPKVREAILAEADARLRLYPDPDATLLRRQASLTYGFDMRQIIAGNGSDDLLAMIAKAFIGEKDALACPSPTYTLYDTLVRIQGGKVLRVPYPADYSLPRTLAAKKARVTVVASPNSPSGTSVPRDVLASLAGAVPGVLVIDEAYADFADETALPLARERDNVIVLRTFSKSFSLAGMRIGLGFAHPRIVEGLNKVKDSYNLSRVAIAAGAAALADIGWMERNAAKIRATRESLLRALPSVGYEPYPSRSNFVLARRIRGGPARPAYEALKKRKILVRYFDTPRLADCLRITVGTDEEISALLEAMKRLR